A stretch of Crossiella cryophila DNA encodes these proteins:
- a CDS encoding Fic family protein — MRLFRVPELEPEDFRVIDEIDDFRRRLRHFLREPRRWKGQLRRNLKARAIRGSNSIEGYDVSFDDAVALIEDEEPLDADRLTSLEIVGYRNALTYVQQLAEDTEFSLDQSLLRSLHFMMLGHDLAKSPGRYRRSSIFVHDEEHDEVVYEGPEPELVPELMRALTDSLAVNDKCPVFVRAALGHLNLVMIHPFRDGNGRMARALQTLILAREKILTPEFSSIEEWLGRNTNAYYAALAEVGGGYWRPERDTSAWIRFNLTAHHMQAQTVLRRADDAARVWRELETVLAQRKLPERTALALFDASVGLTVRRSAYGRDAELEPGTAARDLRLLVASGLLAPHGETKSRIYVASEELRSIRSQVVTSKVPPRNPYQNGGTGAKPRKRLSTR, encoded by the coding sequence ATGAGGCTGTTCCGCGTGCCCGAGCTGGAACCAGAGGACTTCCGGGTCATCGACGAGATCGACGACTTCCGGCGGCGCCTCCGGCACTTCCTGCGCGAGCCGCGCCGCTGGAAGGGGCAGCTCCGGCGCAACCTGAAGGCGCGGGCCATCCGCGGCTCCAACAGCATCGAGGGCTACGACGTCTCCTTCGACGACGCGGTGGCCCTGATCGAGGACGAGGAACCGCTCGACGCCGACCGGCTCACCTCGCTGGAGATCGTCGGCTACCGCAACGCGCTGACCTACGTCCAGCAACTGGCCGAGGACACCGAGTTCAGCCTCGACCAGTCGTTGCTGCGCAGCCTGCACTTCATGATGCTCGGCCACGACCTGGCCAAGAGCCCCGGCCGGTACCGGCGGAGTTCGATCTTCGTGCACGACGAGGAGCACGACGAGGTCGTCTACGAGGGACCCGAACCCGAACTGGTCCCCGAACTCATGCGCGCGCTGACCGATTCCCTGGCGGTGAACGACAAGTGCCCGGTGTTCGTCCGGGCCGCGCTGGGTCACCTGAACCTGGTCATGATCCATCCGTTCCGGGACGGCAACGGGCGGATGGCCCGCGCACTGCAAACCCTGATCCTGGCCAGGGAGAAGATCCTCACCCCCGAGTTCAGCAGCATCGAGGAGTGGCTGGGGCGCAACACCAACGCTTACTACGCGGCGCTCGCCGAGGTCGGTGGCGGCTACTGGCGGCCGGAACGCGACACCAGCGCCTGGATCCGGTTCAACCTGACCGCGCACCACATGCAGGCGCAGACCGTGCTGCGCCGGGCAGACGACGCGGCCAGGGTGTGGCGCGAGCTGGAAACCGTGCTGGCCCAGCGGAAACTGCCCGAGCGGACCGCGCTGGCGCTGTTCGACGCCTCGGTCGGGCTCACCGTCCGCCGCTCGGCCTACGGCCGGGACGCGGAGCTGGAGCCGGGCACGGCCGCACGCGATCTCCGGCTGCTGGTGGCCAGTGGCCTGCTGGCGCCGCACGGGGAGACCAAGTCCCGGATCTACGTGGCCAGCGAGGAGCTGCGCTCGATCCGGAGCCAGGTGGTCACCTCGAAGGTCCCGCCGCGAAACCCTTACCAGAACGGTGGAACCGGTGCGAAGCCCAGGAAGCGGCTGAGCACGCGCTGA
- a CDS encoding VOC family protein, with amino-acid sequence MLGNSKAFSGFSVNDLRTARTFYEQTLGLAVSEFNDMLTLRLGTGAEVFVYPKPNHVPAEYTVLNFPVEDIEVAVAGLTALGVRFEQYSGMTDDRGIAWGSKDGRGPDIAWFTDPAGNILSVLKL; translated from the coding sequence ATGCTCGGCAACTCCAAGGCCTTCTCCGGCTTCTCCGTCAACGACCTCCGCACCGCCCGCACCTTCTACGAGCAGACCCTGGGCCTGGCGGTGTCGGAGTTCAACGACATGCTGACCCTGCGCCTGGGGACGGGGGCGGAGGTGTTCGTCTATCCCAAGCCGAATCACGTGCCGGCGGAGTACACGGTGCTGAACTTCCCGGTCGAGGACATCGAGGTGGCGGTGGCTGGGCTGACCGCGCTGGGGGTGCGGTTCGAGCAGTACTCGGGGATGACGGACGATCGGGGGATCGCCTGGGGGTCCAAGGACGGGCGGGGGCCGGATATCGCCTGGTTCACCGATCCGGCGGGGAACATCCTGTCGGTGCTGAAGCTCTGA
- a CDS encoding VOC family protein, producing the protein MTLTLGSILLASTNPDRLRTWYRKAFDVTPNQDGFLVFGGVAVLIDQRDDIAATPAEPGRVILNFHLDNARDTAARLDSLGVTWLVELEERHEGMLFATLLDPDGNYLQLIQFSAAYLARTGKGN; encoded by the coding sequence ATGACCCTCACCCTGGGCAGCATCCTGCTCGCCAGCACCAACCCCGACCGCCTGCGCACCTGGTACCGGAAGGCCTTCGACGTCACACCGAACCAGGACGGCTTCCTGGTCTTCGGCGGCGTCGCCGTGCTCATCGACCAGCGCGACGACATCGCGGCCACCCCAGCCGAACCCGGCCGCGTCATCCTCAACTTCCACCTCGACAACGCCCGCGACACCGCCGCCCGCCTGGACTCCCTTGGCGTCACCTGGCTCGTCGAGCTGGAAGAGCGCCACGAGGGCATGCTGTTCGCGACCCTGCTCGACCCCGACGGCAACTACCTCCAGCTCATCCAGTTCAGTGCCGCCTACCTGGCCCGCACCGGCAAGGGGAACTGA
- a CDS encoding LysR family transcriptional regulator — protein sequence MDADRLRVLVEVAHAGSISAAAVRLSVTPSALSQQLSKLERSVGVRLLDRGPGGVRPTEAGEVLVRHGERVLGELRDAEDAVRALLGSTPERIALGTFATAGALLVPAVLAEFRQRHPTVRLALLDIEPPEGYGLIASRELDLLITHRYTGVTLPPLGGTRRHRLLSDPLRLVLPAGHHLAGSDPITLADLTGEEWISGSPGVPNRVCLQALAARARLELHVAFETRDYGVTLGLLGAGVGVSLVPASVLAAADTRRLVVRSLSGLAPVREVYVVHRHRPLPLTAEVVRLLTAAGAKMSRQVRGEEDGTP from the coding sequence ATGGACGCCGATCGGTTGCGGGTGCTGGTCGAGGTCGCGCACGCCGGTTCGATCAGCGCGGCCGCCGTCCGGCTGTCCGTGACGCCCTCCGCGCTGTCCCAGCAACTGTCCAAACTGGAGCGTTCGGTCGGCGTCCGGCTGCTGGACCGAGGACCAGGCGGCGTGCGGCCCACCGAGGCAGGGGAAGTGCTGGTACGGCACGGCGAACGGGTGCTCGGCGAGCTGCGCGACGCCGAGGACGCGGTGCGCGCCCTGCTCGGCAGCACCCCGGAACGCATCGCGCTGGGCACCTTCGCCACTGCGGGCGCGCTGCTGGTGCCCGCCGTGCTGGCCGAGTTCCGGCAACGCCACCCCACGGTCCGGCTGGCCCTGCTCGACATCGAGCCGCCCGAGGGCTACGGCCTCATCGCCTCCCGCGAACTGGACCTGCTGATCACCCACCGGTACACCGGCGTCACCCTGCCCCCGCTGGGCGGCACCCGGCGGCACCGCCTGCTCAGCGACCCACTGCGCCTGGTCCTGCCGGCCGGCCACCACCTGGCCGGGTCCGACCCGATCACCCTGGCCGACCTGACCGGCGAGGAGTGGATCAGCGGCAGCCCCGGCGTGCCCAACCGGGTCTGCCTGCAAGCCCTCGCCGCGCGGGCGCGGCTGGAGCTGCACGTGGCCTTCGAGACCCGCGACTACGGGGTGACCCTCGGGTTGCTGGGCGCGGGCGTCGGTGTCTCACTGGTCCCGGCCAGCGTGCTCGCCGCCGCCGACACCCGTCGGCTGGTGGTGCGCTCGCTGAGCGGGCTCGCGCCGGTGCGGGAGGTCTACGTGGTGCACCGGCACCGCCCGCTGCCGCTGACCGCGGAGGTGGTGCGACTGCTCACCGCCGCGGGCGCGAAGATGTCCCGGCAGGTGCGTGGCGAGGAGGACGGAACCCCGTGA
- a CDS encoding pyridoxal-phosphate dependent enzyme produces the protein MTRLPTPADVASAAERIAPYVRRTPMLRVTVDGRPLWLKLEQLQLTGSFKLRGATNALLSGPRPERVATVSGGNHGYAVGTAARLLDLPTRVHVPVFAAESKVRMIKETGAEVVRHETYPDANQAARLEGGEPGGLYVSAYDDPAVIAGQGTVGLEIVADAPEVDAIFVAVGGGGLAAGLALGAGRRIIAVEPEGCHCLHAALAAGRPVHTEVDSVAMSALGAAQAGELTHAILRDAGVESHLVSDAELLAARDRLWEEFRLAVEPAAAVPFALWLKDEVPTDAPCVVLCGANTDWTPEA, from the coding sequence ATGACTCGACTCCCGACCCCGGCGGACGTGGCCAGCGCGGCCGAGCGGATCGCCCCGTACGTCCGGCGCACGCCGATGCTGCGCGTGACGGTGGACGGCAGGCCGCTGTGGCTCAAGCTGGAGCAGCTCCAGCTCACCGGCTCGTTCAAACTGCGGGGCGCGACGAACGCGCTGCTCAGTGGCCCGCGGCCGGAGCGGGTGGCCACGGTCAGCGGCGGCAACCACGGCTACGCGGTGGGCACCGCGGCCCGGCTGCTGGACCTGCCGACCCGGGTGCACGTGCCGGTGTTCGCCGCGGAGAGCAAGGTCCGGATGATCAAGGAGACCGGGGCCGAGGTGGTCCGGCACGAGACCTACCCGGACGCCAACCAGGCGGCCCGGCTGGAGGGCGGCGAGCCGGGCGGGTTGTACGTCTCGGCCTACGACGATCCGGCGGTGATCGCCGGGCAGGGCACGGTCGGGCTGGAGATCGTCGCGGACGCGCCGGAGGTGGACGCGATCTTCGTCGCGGTCGGCGGCGGCGGGCTGGCCGCGGGGCTGGCACTGGGCGCCGGGCGGCGGATCATCGCGGTGGAGCCGGAAGGCTGCCACTGCCTGCACGCGGCGCTGGCGGCCGGGCGGCCGGTGCACACCGAGGTGGACTCGGTGGCGATGTCCGCGCTGGGCGCGGCCCAGGCCGGGGAGCTGACCCACGCGATCCTGCGCGATGCCGGAGTGGAGTCGCACCTGGTGTCCGACGCGGAGCTACTGGCCGCGCGGGACCGGCTCTGGGAGGAGTTCCGGCTGGCCGTTGAGCCCGCGGCGGCGGTGCCATTCGCGTTGTGGCTCAAGGACGAGGTGCCCACCGACGCGCCCTGCGTAGTGCTCTGCGGAGCCAACACGGACTGGACACCCGAGGCCTGA
- a CDS encoding ROK family transcriptional regulator, translating to MSTTPFTEPAPQRLLSLVHRHGPLTRAEIGRRLDLARSATGVAITELEQLGLIQCGPPVESPRRLGRPSPQVSVRPRPRVLAAQVRSRSLTIAAVGLGRALTDRTEVVLPPAERTPEAVADRLAELARPLLRRYPGLTGLAIALPAVLDAPNGQIHAAFHLGWTDVPFKKLLAERLPGLALYPCNDGHLAALAESRHGAAQQARVAVVLGSDDVGIGGGLVQHGVTFDGSAGHALEAGHLQLDTAEPTRCPCGATSCFETQADARALLKHAGVPFTDTTDPSAAVAAVLADPTQTAAIQATADRIGAGLAVLVTLLNPDLVILTGQLAAMHDAPGARERILAGMETSHVARIHPVPVTTAALPTPVLLGAAELALAPLLAAPRTATTATG from the coding sequence GTGAGCACAACCCCGTTCACCGAGCCCGCGCCGCAGCGGCTGCTGTCGCTGGTGCACCGGCACGGCCCGCTGACCAGAGCGGAGATCGGTCGCAGGCTGGATCTGGCGCGCAGCGCGACCGGGGTGGCGATCACCGAGTTGGAGCAGCTCGGCCTGATCCAGTGCGGCCCGCCGGTGGAGTCACCGCGCCGCCTGGGCAGACCCTCGCCGCAGGTGTCGGTGCGGCCGCGGCCGCGGGTGCTGGCCGCCCAGGTGCGCTCGCGCTCGCTGACCATCGCCGCGGTCGGCCTTGGCCGGGCACTCACCGACCGCACCGAGGTCGTGCTGCCCCCGGCCGAGCGCACGCCCGAGGCGGTCGCGGACCGGCTGGCCGAGCTGGCCCGCCCGCTGTTGCGTCGCTACCCGGGACTGACCGGGCTGGCCATCGCGCTGCCCGCGGTGCTGGACGCGCCCAACGGCCAGATCCACGCCGCCTTCCACCTGGGCTGGACCGACGTCCCGTTCAAGAAACTGCTCGCCGAACGGCTGCCCGGCCTCGCGCTGTATCCGTGCAACGACGGCCACCTGGCCGCGCTGGCCGAGAGCAGGCACGGCGCGGCCCAGCAGGCCAGGGTGGCGGTGGTGCTGGGCAGCGACGACGTCGGCATCGGCGGCGGCCTGGTCCAGCACGGGGTCACCTTCGACGGCAGTGCGGGCCACGCCCTGGAAGCCGGTCACCTGCAACTGGACACCGCCGAACCCACCCGCTGCCCGTGCGGCGCGACCTCCTGCTTCGAGACCCAGGCCGACGCCCGCGCCCTGCTCAAACACGCGGGCGTGCCCTTCACCGACACCACCGACCCCAGCGCCGCGGTGGCCGCCGTGCTGGCCGATCCCACCCAGACCGCGGCCATCCAGGCCACCGCGGACCGGATCGGCGCGGGCCTGGCCGTGCTGGTGACCCTGCTGAACCCGGACCTGGTCATCCTCACCGGCCAGCTGGCCGCCATGCACGACGCACCCGGCGCCCGCGAACGCATCCTGGCCGGGATGGAAACCAGCCACGTGGCCCGCATCCACCCGGTCCCGGTAACCACCGCCGCCCTACCCACCCCGGTCCTACTCGGCGCGGCCGAACTAGCCCTAGCCCCCCTCCTGGCCGCCCCCAGAACCGCCACCACCGCGACCGGCTAA
- a CDS encoding SemiSWEET family sugar transporter translates to MTGGIYVITVIGSLAGLLTTACWLPQVLRCLQRRSARDFSWVYLVALGLGVLAWVLYGIAREDPVIITTNAITLVLISVLVSVKLRTELGKPLVSASE, encoded by the coding sequence GTGACAGGGGGTATCTACGTGATCACGGTGATTGGTTCGTTAGCGGGTCTGCTGACCACGGCCTGCTGGCTGCCGCAGGTGCTGCGCTGCCTGCAACGCCGGAGCGCACGCGATTTCTCCTGGGTGTACCTGGTCGCGCTCGGCCTCGGCGTGCTCGCCTGGGTGCTCTACGGCATTGCCAGGGAGGACCCGGTGATCATCACGACCAACGCCATCACGCTGGTGCTGATCTCGGTGCTGGTGTCGGTCAAGCTGCGCACCGAGCTGGGCAAACCGCTGGTCAGCGCGTCCGAGTGA
- the mnmA gene encoding tRNA 2-thiouridine(34) synthase MnmA — MRVLAAMSGGVDSAVAAARAVEAGYDVTGVHLALSAKPGTLRTGSRGCCTIEDSHDARRAADVLGIPFYIWDFAERFTEDVIEDFVAEYAAGRTPNPCLRCNEKIKFAALLDKAIALGFDAVATGHYARLAQIDGRPELRRSADAGKDQSYVLASLTPEQLSHAMFPLGGSTKTAVRAEAETRGLSVANKPDSHDICFIPDGDTRKFLRNKLGAQPGELVDDETGEVLGGHEGVHGFTIGQRHGLGLERPAPDGRPRYVLSLEPVSGTVRVGSRERLQVTELVGDRMIWPSGVPLDGPVECVVQVRAHGGIAGAVAQLRGEQLVVSLREPLGGVAPGQGLVLYRQDAAAGDLVLGAATITRTR, encoded by the coding sequence ATGCGAGTGCTGGCCGCGATGAGCGGCGGGGTCGACTCGGCGGTGGCCGCCGCCCGTGCGGTCGAGGCGGGGTACGACGTGACCGGGGTGCACCTGGCGCTCTCGGCCAAGCCAGGCACGCTGCGCACCGGCTCCCGCGGCTGCTGCACCATCGAGGACTCCCACGACGCCCGCCGCGCCGCGGACGTGCTCGGCATCCCGTTCTACATCTGGGACTTCGCCGAACGCTTCACCGAGGACGTGATCGAGGACTTCGTCGCCGAGTACGCGGCCGGTCGCACGCCCAACCCCTGCCTGCGCTGCAACGAGAAGATCAAGTTCGCCGCGTTGCTGGACAAGGCGATCGCGCTCGGCTTCGACGCGGTGGCCACCGGCCACTACGCCCGGCTGGCCCAGATCGACGGCCGCCCCGAACTGCGCCGCAGCGCCGACGCCGGCAAGGACCAGTCCTACGTGCTGGCCTCGCTCACCCCCGAACAGCTCAGCCACGCCATGTTCCCGCTCGGCGGCTCCACCAAGACCGCGGTGCGCGCCGAGGCCGAGACCCGCGGCCTGTCCGTGGCCAACAAGCCGGACAGCCACGACATCTGCTTCATCCCCGACGGCGACACCCGCAAGTTCCTGCGGAACAAGCTCGGCGCCCAGCCGGGCGAGCTGGTCGACGACGAGACCGGCGAGGTGCTCGGCGGGCACGAGGGCGTGCACGGCTTCACCATCGGCCAGCGGCACGGGCTCGGCCTGGAGCGGCCCGCGCCGGACGGCCGCCCGCGCTACGTGCTGTCCCTGGAACCGGTCTCCGGCACCGTCCGGGTCGGCAGCCGGGAACGCCTCCAGGTCACCGAACTCGTCGGCGACCGGATGATCTGGCCCTCCGGCGTGCCCCTGGACGGTCCGGTGGAGTGCGTGGTGCAGGTGCGCGCGCACGGCGGCATCGCGGGCGCGGTGGCCCAGCTGCGCGGCGAGCAGCTCGTGGTCAGCCTGCGCGAACCGCTCGGCGGCGTCGCCCCCGGCCAGGGCCTGGTGCTCTACCGTCAGGACGCGGCAGCCGGTGACCTGGTGCTCGGCGCGGCCACCATCACTCGGACGCGCTGA
- a CDS encoding cysteine desulfurase family protein, producing MSTYLDHAATTPMFPGAVAAMSEALSGLGNASSLHSAGRRARRLLEEAREDIAATFGARPSELLFTGGGTESDNLAVKGIYWARRQADPRRRRVLVSAVEHHAVLDAAEWLATHEGAEITWLEADRTGRIRPETLAAAIGTDPDSVALVSVMLANNEVGTVNPIRSLAQVAHGHGIPLHSDAVQAAGVLPVDFAALGADALTLTGHKFGGPYGVGLLLLRRDTACTPLLHGGGQEREVRSGTLDVPAVLGLAAAARQVAAEREHRASELLALRADLAAAVLAAVPDAILNGDSFESTVDGMPGRLPGNAHFTFPGCEGDSLLMLLDAKGIECSTGSACTAGVAQPSHVLLAMGADPAGARGSLRFSLGHTSTAADVAALGAAIGPVVARARSAGLAGLRRSVRPPAGV from the coding sequence ATGAGCACATATCTCGACCACGCGGCGACCACCCCGATGTTCCCGGGAGCGGTCGCCGCGATGAGTGAGGCGTTGTCCGGACTGGGCAACGCCTCCTCACTGCACTCCGCGGGCCGTCGCGCGCGCAGGCTGCTGGAGGAGGCGCGCGAGGACATCGCCGCCACCTTCGGCGCCCGGCCGTCCGAACTGCTGTTCACCGGCGGCGGCACCGAGAGCGACAACCTGGCGGTCAAGGGCATCTACTGGGCCCGCCGCCAGGCCGATCCGCGCCGCCGCCGGGTGCTCGTCTCCGCGGTCGAACACCACGCCGTGCTGGACGCCGCCGAATGGCTGGCCACGCACGAGGGCGCCGAGATCACCTGGCTGGAGGCCGACCGCACCGGTCGGATCCGGCCGGAGACCCTGGCAGCCGCGATCGGGACCGACCCGGACAGCGTCGCGCTGGTCAGCGTGATGCTGGCCAACAACGAGGTCGGCACGGTCAACCCGATCCGCAGCCTGGCGCAGGTCGCGCACGGGCACGGCATCCCGCTGCACAGCGACGCCGTGCAGGCCGCCGGGGTGCTGCCGGTGGACTTCGCCGCGCTCGGCGCGGACGCGCTCACCCTCACCGGGCACAAGTTCGGCGGCCCCTACGGCGTCGGCCTGCTGCTGTTGCGCCGGGACACCGCCTGCACCCCGCTGCTGCACGGCGGTGGCCAGGAGCGCGAGGTCCGCTCCGGCACCCTGGATGTGCCTGCCGTGCTCGGCCTGGCCGCCGCGGCCCGCCAGGTCGCCGCCGAACGCGAACACCGCGCCAGCGAACTGCTCGCGCTGCGCGCCGACCTGGCCGCCGCGGTGCTGGCCGCGGTGCCCGACGCGATCCTCAACGGGGACAGCTTCGAGTCCACTGTGGACGGTATGCCGGGGCGGCTGCCCGGCAACGCGCACTTCACCTTCCCCGGCTGCGAGGGCGACAGCCTGCTGATGCTGCTGGACGCCAAGGGCATCGAATGCTCCACCGGCTCCGCCTGCACCGCGGGCGTTGCCCAGCCCAGTCACGTGCTGCTGGCCATGGGCGCGGATCCGGCCGGGGCCCGCGGCTCGCTGCGGTTCTCCCTCGGCCACACCTCGACCGCCGCCGACGTCGCCGCGCTGGGCGCCGCGATCGGACCGGTGGTGGCGCGGGCCCGTAGCGCCGGACTGGCGGGCCTGCGGCGTTCGGTCCGACCCCCGGCAGGAGTCTGA
- a CDS encoding MFS transporter produces the protein MTSTTSTRPPSALWAPDRRATTTGLLLLITLAAFEAMGLGTALPTIIKDLDGASLYSWPFTAFLAASIIGNVFAGRVSDRVGPVPGIVAGPALFFIGLVVAGTADTMTQLLIGRAFQGLGAGSQIVALYVMVAIVYPERDRPAVFGALSAAWVVPALVGPTVAGVLVQYLHWRWVFLGLAPFVLIGALLLGPTLRALRARERADIPATPRKWLPLAAFAAGVGLPALTWASQHPEWSSLLIAAVGLVLLAPALRQLLPQGTLLARRGLPVTVLLRGMLSGSFFAVESYLPLTLTSVHHYSPATAGIPLTVGALGWSAASMWQGRYPDMPRHLLIQRGFILIAISLAAMVFVAPSWGPSWLSIPLWMLAGCGMGLAMASTSVKVLGMSEPGDRGFNSGALQISDLLLQATCVGIGGVLLNLLGSTTNPTTAVIVLNLLMAGVATMGAFLSTRSTLDGVNARP, from the coding sequence GTGACCTCGACGACGAGTACCCGGCCCCCGTCCGCGCTCTGGGCCCCCGACCGCCGGGCCACCACCACCGGCCTGCTGCTGCTGATCACCCTGGCCGCCTTCGAGGCAATGGGCCTTGGCACCGCGCTGCCCACGATCATCAAGGATCTCGACGGCGCGTCCCTGTACTCCTGGCCGTTCACCGCGTTCCTGGCCGCCAGCATCATCGGCAACGTCTTCGCCGGCCGGGTCTCCGACCGGGTCGGGCCGGTGCCGGGGATCGTCGCCGGTCCCGCCCTGTTCTTCATCGGACTCGTGGTGGCCGGCACCGCGGACACGATGACCCAGCTGCTCATCGGCCGGGCCTTCCAGGGGCTGGGCGCCGGTTCGCAGATCGTCGCGCTCTACGTCATGGTCGCCATCGTCTACCCGGAGCGGGACCGGCCCGCGGTCTTCGGCGCGCTGTCCGCGGCCTGGGTGGTGCCCGCGCTGGTCGGCCCGACCGTGGCCGGGGTGCTGGTGCAGTACCTGCACTGGCGCTGGGTCTTCCTCGGCCTGGCCCCGTTCGTGCTGATCGGCGCGCTGCTGCTGGGCCCGACCCTGCGCGCGCTGCGGGCCAGGGAACGCGCCGACATCCCGGCCACCCCGCGCAAGTGGCTGCCGCTGGCCGCCTTCGCCGCCGGGGTCGGCCTGCCCGCGCTGACCTGGGCCAGCCAGCACCCGGAGTGGTCCTCGCTGCTCATCGCCGCGGTCGGCCTGGTGCTGCTCGCCCCCGCCCTGCGCCAGCTGCTGCCCCAGGGCACCCTGCTGGCCCGGCGCGGCCTGCCGGTGACCGTGCTGCTGCGCGGCATGCTCTCCGGCTCCTTCTTCGCGGTGGAGTCCTACCTGCCGCTGACCCTGACCTCGGTGCACCACTACTCGCCCGCCACCGCCGGCATCCCGCTGACCGTGGGCGCGCTTGGCTGGTCCGCGGCCTCGATGTGGCAGGGCCGCTACCCGGACATGCCCCGGCACCTGCTCATCCAGCGCGGGTTCATCCTGATCGCGATCAGCCTGGCCGCGATGGTCTTCGTGGCGCCTTCCTGGGGACCGTCCTGGCTGTCCATCCCGCTGTGGATGCTGGCCGGTTGCGGCATGGGCCTGGCCATGGCCAGCACCTCGGTCAAGGTGCTCGGCATGTCCGAACCCGGCGACCGCGGCTTCAACTCGGGCGCGTTGCAGATCTCCGACCTGCTGCTCCAGGCCACCTGCGTGGGCATCGGCGGCGTGCTGCTCAACCTGCTGGGCTCGACCACCAACCCGACCACCGCTGTGATCGTGCTCAACCTCCTGATGGCCGGGGTCGCCACAATGGGGGCTTTCCTGTCGACCCGGTCTACCCTTGACGGTGTCAATGCTCGACCCTGA
- a CDS encoding lysophospholipid acyltransferase family protein: MTAGPVEAMHSWMPHSPCGAWCLPAGDTLPKVSPARRALRLVTLAAVVLTGPLCALTLSVLGPNGRAAVLRGWFRMVLGALGVRLRVYRPGALSVAEERRRPRDRGVLVVGNHSSWLDIVALNALQPVRMLAKAQVRDWPLIGALAARAGTFFVDRPKLSTLPRTVAEVAEALRAGSAIGVFPEGTTWCGQATGRWRHAAFQAAIDAGMPARPVALRFVVGDRMTTASGFLGEETLLTALLRTAALRGLVVEASVLPLITPEGHDRRSMAEVAEAAVTGALGQAPARRQVGHGRPGVPVAA; the protein is encoded by the coding sequence ATGACCGCTGGTCCCGTAGAGGCAATGCACTCCTGGATGCCGCACTCGCCGTGCGGGGCCTGGTGCCTGCCGGCCGGGGACACCTTGCCGAAGGTGTCCCCGGCCCGGCGCGCACTGCGCCTGGTGACCCTGGCCGCGGTGGTCCTGACCGGACCGCTGTGCGCCCTGACCCTGTCCGTGCTCGGCCCCAACGGCCGGGCGGCGGTGCTCCGCGGCTGGTTCCGCATGGTGCTGGGCGCGCTCGGCGTGCGGCTGCGGGTGTACCGGCCGGGCGCGCTGAGCGTGGCCGAGGAGCGGCGCAGGCCGCGCGACCGCGGCGTGCTGGTGGTGGGCAACCACAGCTCCTGGCTGGACATCGTGGCGCTCAACGCGCTGCAGCCGGTGCGCATGCTGGCCAAGGCCCAGGTGCGGGACTGGCCGCTGATCGGCGCGCTGGCCGCCCGCGCGGGCACCTTCTTCGTGGACCGGCCCAAGCTCTCCACCCTGCCGCGGACCGTGGCCGAGGTGGCCGAGGCGTTGCGCGCCGGATCGGCGATCGGCGTCTTCCCCGAGGGCACCACCTGGTGCGGGCAGGCCACCGGGCGCTGGCGGCACGCGGCGTTCCAGGCCGCGATCGACGCGGGCATGCCCGCCCGGCCGGTGGCGCTGCGCTTCGTCGTCGGCGACCGGATGACCACCGCCTCCGGCTTCCTCGGCGAGGAGACCCTGCTGACCGCGCTGCTGCGCACGGCGGCGCTGCGCGGACTGGTCGTGGAGGCATCCGTGCTGCCGCTGATCACGCCGGAGGGCCACGACCGCCGCTCGATGGCGGAAGTGGCTGAGGCTGCGGTGACCGGCGCGCTGGGGCAGGCTCCGGCCCGGCGGCAGGTCGGGCACGGCAGGCCCGGGGTGCCCGTGGCGGCGTGA